The following nucleotide sequence is from Solanum dulcamara chromosome 7, daSolDulc1.2, whole genome shotgun sequence.
attaaaaaaaaagtaattaagtgcatgcaaaaaataaaatcatgtagTCCAAAAGTTTGTGaacaaaataattgaaatttaaAGGTGAACGAGGGtaagtatataaatataataaatataataaaaaaaatatctccaCGTAGAATTGTTTGAATTTACACACAAAAAGTGGTTTGGTGTCCCCAGATAAATGGCTTAGAGAAGAGGCTCAATAAAATCGGcggtataaaattaattttaacaaaaaaaattatttttgctgttcaatattttttttagaaaaataacttataatctattcattttttttaactaaAGATTTTTAAGTTTGATTCTTAGAATATAAAAAATCTtgctagaaaatattttaatttcctCTTTGATCAATTTTGTGTAtctcaaaatcaaattaatcaaaaaaattcaatacaGATACAtgataaaacaaaatatttggGGCCTAAAGTTCCCACTTTAGTGGCTTGACCACCCTTAGGCCGACCATGGTCATTTAACTACTGATATTTATTGCAAAAAATCATTCAACTTTATTTATATCAAAAAAGTCACTCAATCAATCCACACGACATTTTCTAAAGATATTGCTGtaatgaaaaagttttaagtcaactttttaaaaatagtaaaagttatatatataatttcaattaattattaacttgatttgttttttattttaccgAAATAAATTGCTTTTTATTTTCACATTAATTCTCCTTTGCTTTTTTCGTTTTTAATATTGGTGAAATTTGGTCCTAATCCATGACCATGCAGGcttgaaaaagaattttaaattttctacTAAATAAATCATTTTAATAGACTAAACCATTTGAATTGTGATAATTTGCCGCGAATTTATCACTAAATAACTCATAAATAACATAGTTTTCTGATAATTTGCCGTGAATCTGTCACTAAATAGAATTAGCATGAGAAGAATTTGATGTTTGGCTATATAATGTGTCTGCAGTGGTAGGAGGATGAATACAttgaacattttttttaaaaaaaataaaatagatttaacattcaaaagtttGTGGTTATGAAAGATTGGTTTGGTTTCGTTtgatatgaaaaagaaaataatctcttttctttttaaattcttggaattattttaatttaagaaGAAAATTAATGGTTTTGATAACcaaacaatttatttttaaatgtttatagagatttctattttttttatttcttaaaaaaagatcTTGTGGGCCAAACATGACTTAGTCTTCTTCATTGATCTGTTTATTGCTTTGATATTAGACCATTTCCAATTTGATTACCCTCTTCCCAAGGCGTGTCTTAGTGGCATTATATTGTGACGGAGGTgagatttgaagtttatgattttgaatttttattcgaACTTATGAATGGTTTTAATTATTGAGTTTGTAACTAAAAATTTGTATATGTTTAATAtgtttttaatacaaatataaaatctagataaaaattattgaatttgttTGAATTCATATCTAATATTGTAACTCCGTCCTTAATTATAACATTCTGTCCACTTATATTTTTACTGTTAACAAATCGTCTTATATATGTTCTTGCCATTGACAAAACTTTAGGGTGAAATAAGTAAATTTCACGTGTTTGTTGTACTATAAGTTGAATTCTACAAAGGCTAAAACAATTCTCTTTGGTATCAAATGGTGCCTAGATATGGGACTTACAAACATATAGGTGGAATTTGACTCCATGATAATTATTAATATGATTAATGGTGAAGCTAAAACACCATGGAAAATCAAACACATTATTAAAGACATTCCTGGCCTTAAGTTACAAGGTAACTTTTATTTTCAACATTGTTATAGAGAAGTGATAATAATAGCATATTATCTTACAAATATGGGAGTATATACTATGCAAAGATCCATCTTCACATAGTTTTTATCTCTTCTTACGAGAATTAAAAATcttgtgaatgaatgaaattgaagagATACCAACCTTCCGGATTAGAGCTCAAACGAAAAATTTCTCCTTTGATCATGGTTGAGTATAAAAGATTTGATATTCTAATAAAATTTGGTCCAATGGACCATAAATTTtgactaaaaaaaaaagactataaCAAGATTTTAGTATACTTGGTAGTTGATTTTCTAATGTCTAACAAAATTTACTTTGTAAAGAAAGTGGCGTTGGCAAATTTCATATGTTGTTATTTCATTCCTAATAGTAGGGGACATTTTTTGTACGAAGAGGAAATTTACATCTTTCATATAACTTAAGGGGCttggacaaaaaaaaaataatctacaAAGGCTATAAAAGATATGTCGATAGCTAGCCAACTCCATTAAAGAGGTTAAAGCAATatctaaaaaatgaaaatagcAAAACCAGAAGTATCATCAAACAAAAGGGTTCAGCACAAATTATAAAAGTTGAGGACCATGGAACAGGAAAGGGAAGGTTCTACTTCGGAAACATAGTTATATGACACAAGAATGTCACGTACGTATGATTTCTTTGAGAATGGTGCAATATCTCTACGTATTAGGCCCGATATATTATCCAGTATCCACAGAATTACATTTCTACTTACATGCATAATCTATGCACATCGCTCTCTTTAGGAGATTGACCGTCTATCCTAGATCTTTCCCATTCCAGAGAAGATAATTAGTGGCATATATTCtgcattttcttttcttgttaatCCTATGATCTATTTCCCATTACTATTTCTAACATTAACTAATTTGAAGTTAATTAAATTGAATTCAATCAGcttcatattttaaataaaaatttatatattcaaaaattatataaaaaaatactataaattattattttctcatgtgaatataattaaaaaataaaattataaaatatcaattaaaattttcataatttcaaaaaataaaaatatcaaataaattggAACAGGAGAAGAGTAGTTGTTTGACATATGTTTATCTTAAAGTGGAGAggacaaaatatattttatcattGACTatcttattttaaatataatatatattgagCATGGACCATATagaatgagttgaaattaaattagttaatttGCCAATAAGTGTGAGCAGATTGTTGCGACTTTGACaataatatttcataattaGATATTAAATCTGCAGTGGTTTTTTATCAACTGAATTTGTTTGACATATTTGATggtttttaaaggaaaaaaatagtcatttattaattattttaattttattgaattaaCTCTCACGTTTGGCTAGTAAATTATCAAAGGATAGAGACTATAGTATAGGTTCATCCTTAACCAATAGCTTATCTAGAGCACAACGTacgagataataataataatgataataataatgataataataataataataatgatgatgataataataataatagtaataataataataataataataatagtaataataataataataatagtaataatagtagtaataataataataataacaataataataataataataataataacaataataataataataataatatatttataatttttttattgcaaatctagttattattttatattaacttgaaatcattatAGGAACTCATAAAGATCAACAAACATAGCAACcccattatttttttctttaatttttttctttttcattttaaggggtggtttttcttttttatgagtttgatttcAATTAGAACAAGTCCCATTTTAGACTATGTGGTATTTGGTGTGAATTATTtcacttaatttatcaaaaatggtTTTCTTTTAGTGAGGTCAACTCATTATCCATTGGTTTGGTGAGGCTTGTGTGGCCTTGCTTTTCAAAACAAGCCCAGTTTCCAACTAGATATGCATTTTTAAAAGGGGATAACTACGGTAGATGATCATTCgattattttaattatcaaaaaaggCTATTTAGTGTTTATTCAGGTGTATTCagtgtatattttatgtatagagtatatcataatgtatattcagtgtataactcatgtataagtaatctatattgtatagtcaatgtatactttttatgacttttggcaagctatattgtataatcacagtatattttttatgattttggctattttttatgtaaataaaatatgactatatttattgtaaactaattagtttattgtatatatttaaaattgtccGTTTTTAAAGTTAAGATGTTCTCACGAGATGCATTTTGTCAGGTTGAAGTGTTCAATCGCTAATTGAGAACAAATTAAAGTGTCTATATGCTCTTCTGCTTTTATATACAATGTGATTTTCtgataaaaaaattctttccgAACCCCCTTAATTACAATCTTCTAGCTCCAACCCTGCCACTGACTTTCTTGAAAATTGAAgcaaaaattcttttaaaaatttcatgctaagttaaaataagacaaacaaattgaaatggatcAAGTAAAAAGAGTATCTACTTCACTGACTTTCTTGAAAATTGAAGCAAAAattctttactttttttaaatttgtgctaagttaaaataaaacaaacaaattgaaatggatcAAGTAAAAGGGTACCTACCTCCCAGACTTTCtggaaaatagaagaaaaaattcttttactttttaaaaattttgtgctaaattaaaataaaaccaAAAAATTAACGTACCTACCTCACAGACTTTCTTGAAAATCGAAGTGAGATACACATGAACATCTAATTCAAGAAGATTAAATATAAAGTAACTAATGTCCTTGTTAATGTCTTTTGACTTCAACTAGATCTTTGGTGACTCAAAATCTATTAAGTAGCCGTTTGAATATGAAATTTCATTTCGTGATTTGAAATTATGAGAGTCATTTTTTCAATATTACAGGTATTAATTCTTTCACACTGAAGCACACTTAGTCATCTGCTTAGCAAAGTACTATATGATCTAAATTACATTAGGGCCATAGTTTTCACATTATATTAATAGATATAGCAAAGACTCAAAGTAAACAGATTGTTTCTCACTACATCAGTTGGACACTCCAACttataaaatgattatttagaTACCTTCAAAATTAATGTGTCATGTCAGAGTCGGATGTCCATCAGACACAGCTCAATTCGCGAATGAGGTGCGGTGTCTAGGATATGCATTTTCAAAGTTGGAGAGTTCAGTCGTTCAGTTGAGGCCAAGTTAAGGTGTTTATTGTGTATTATGAAACTTactagatgaatagaatagcTTACACGAGCTGCGTACATATTGAAGAACGATATAGTCAATCTTGAAACTCATTACATAATTACTACTCAATAGTATTTTGGACTTCAGATACTGCGCTTCTGCTTCAGTTATCTCCCTTCTGCTATCGAGACAGTAATATCGTTGATGGATAGAGCTTTGCTCCTTTATGAATGGacatcataatacataaatgtatcCTTTAACTTGGCATCAGCTGACATCTATGCCCTCTAATTTTGGATGTGTACAAGTAGacatttaaacttgtataaagttgaacaagtagacacacatgTCCTACGTGACATAATACAAATTAGTTCGAGTGTATCTCACCCGAAGGTTCCAATGCCTCTGGTGGTCATAAAATCCTGTGTTTGCCCTGCCACTGATAATCTCTAGTAGCAAAATGCCAAAGTTATAGACATCAGACTTCTCGGAGAATTGAAGAAAACAATGAAGCCTTTTATCATAAGGTATACCATTGATTCTCTTTAATGTTAGATACTACTATGTCTGGAAGAAACTAAAATGTTCAAACAAGATTCTGTGAACACTAAGCAACTAGCCAGTTGCTTTTAGTTTTTTTGGATAACCGTGGTGTCCGGGCCATCTTAcacgcacctcgactaattcaaCGAGGTACTTGCTACCTCCAACCACCAGTATAGATACCAGGTAACTTTGTCAGCTTAAACAGATGAGAGGAAAtcacttgtttttttttttttttgcctcCATCCGGATGTGAACCAGTTAGCCATGTACTCAAACTGTATATGGTATTAAATATGTCAtgtggaaagttgaaattaagcAGTTTTCAAAAAAGACAAGAgatattctttttgaaacggacTAAAACAGAAggtaaaacaaacaaattaaaatgatatCTCAGGACAATTGTCGATTTTCTATTTGAAATCTTGCGATTCAAAAGAcataaaatctgaaaaaataaCATGCAATAATCTGTGCTTTCTGAGTGGTAAACACTGACTTCTGTAGTAGGAGCTTGGAAGAATTGACCTCGAGTCTGTCCTACTCACTGTCCTTTTCTCGGACTTGTTTTGAGTGCTTTATGGCTGAGAAGGACCAGTCTGGGCACTGAATTGCCTGCTTCTAAATCTCATTCTTTCTTCACTTCAAGGTTCTCGTTTTCACTCCTTTTCGTTCGGATCATCCCCTACACATTTAAGCACCATTATTGAGCATTCCATTAAGGCAATAGAATGTAAAGCGAATGACACCAAAATATTCTTACTTTTCGAGCCCTATACAGAGGATAGGTTGGTTCGCTTACAAAAAATGTTTTCTATAATCAGGTCCGAATCATGTTGTACATGAGCAAGCTCCATAAGATCTAGTATAAGTGAACTAGATAAAACGGAACCAACTATCAGAATCCATCTTGTATCCTACATAACAATGCAAGGGATATGATCAATCTTGGACCAGTCACAGTTTTTTTCAAGCAAGGGACATTCACTTATCTCTAGATAGGAAAGCATTGGTGGCACGTCTTCCTTTGGCAACGAAAGCAGCTTTCGACAATCCTTGACCTTGAGATTTTCGAGTAAAGTGAGATTTTGCAGCTAGGGAAAAAGAGATTCAAGATTGAATAACGAACTATATTGAGTGTTTCTAGAATTGATGGAAGCAACCATTCAGGAAAACAAGAAAGATTTGAACTGATCCCATGAATTGTCAGCCTTCTAAGAGAGGCAAGCCTGTGCAATCTCCATTCAGACATTGGTATAAGATTTTTGCAATCTTTGATATCCAAAGACATAAGACTAGTAGGAAAACCGCCCTCCGGAAAATATGTGATTAATGGACAATTTGATAGCTGAAGTTCTTGAAGAGATGTGAGGTTCTGCATCCACTTTGAAAGGAACTTTAGATTCTCACAGTCGCGGATTAGTATTTTTATAAGGTTTTGTGGAAGGCTTTCTAGGGGAAAGCATTTGATACAATGGAAACAACTTCGAAATAACTAAGATTCAACAGCTTGTTCAAGCCATGAGACAAGTGCTTGAGGCTTGTACAATTCCCAACTTGTAAAGATTCAAGAAGCATTGTTTCGGTTCTGATATCAGGTAATACCTCGAGATTGAAGCAGTTCCAAACTCTGAGTGTTTTCAAAGTTTTTGGCAGGTGGCCTCCCGGGAATGATGATATGGAAGAGCGATCGAAAAATGTCCAATACTTGGAGAGATGTATTGCTGATGTGCATCATCCCTTCAGGAAGAAACTCCAGATTCGGGCATTTCTCAATTTTCAGCTGCTGAAATGTGGTTGGAAGCAACTTGCTATCTCTTGGAAAAGAAGCTAGCGTTAAACATCCATGGATGGACAAATATTCGAGAGATGAGATTCTGTTCATCATAGCTTCAGGTAAAGACTCCACACTGCATCCTTGAATGGCAAGGGCTTTAAGTTAGAAGGAAATATCTTCCCTGCAAATGATTCCAGCCTTGGACAATTTGTGATTATAACTACTTCAAGGGATGTTAAAGTATGAAGTAATGACGGTAACTTCTGCATATTATGACAATTCTCCAGTTCTACATATTCCAATCTGTGAGGCAGCTTCTGCCCTTCTTCGAAAAGGGACACCAGCAAGTCACAATTTCTAATTAGGAAACTTTCAGGTAGATATTCATTTGAAAGATTAGACAGTTGTAATGAAGTGAGTTTTGTCACCTCACGTGGGCTGCTAATCAACCTAACATTACTTCTCCTTAGTTCCAACTCATTTAGTTGTGGAAGTCGTGGAAGAGGAATCCGATTGTCGACACTTGCAAATCACAAGATTTACGAGGCAAGGAAGGACGTCAGGTAATTCTCCTCGCAGTTTAGGACACTCCTCCAAGTGGTTCTCCAAGAGGTTATAGAATGCTTCTCTATCTCCATCATAACCAAGTAACCAATCTTCCCATTCCTGCATATCCGTGAAGGATAGAGTCTCTAAAGATGCAAAAGGGGTCAATATGGTTGAAGTAAAACCGAAAAACTCATCACCAATGCTTTTTATCTCACTTAAGTCCTTTAACCATGAGATTTTTGAGTGAAGGAAGCTGAACAAGTGATGGTAGGAATCGGCAGCCTTTGCAATTGATTAAACTCAAAGAAACCAGCTTGTGGAATGAAGGATTCGCCATCCAAGTAGGGAGTTGTGTACCACTGTAGACCTTGATAGTAGCCTTGTCTATATTTTGATGGGGTCGTAACAGCTCAAGAACATTAGTTGCCATTCTAGCCTTCTCTAAGTGCTCAAAACCATCGCTCCATTGAAGCAATAACTCGCGAAGGTGTTTCTTAGTTATCAAACTAGCTCCGTGAGCATCCCAAACATTATCCACATTTTCCAAATTCAGTATTGAAAGTGAACCCTCAAGGTGCAACAAGTTAATGCATCTATACCAGAACCATTACTTTTTTGATCGGATGTACCAGCACTATTAGTATCCACTGTGAACTCTGGTAATGTCCTAATATTAGAAACATTACTACCCACAACAAACTCTGGTAATGTCCTGAGGTACACCAATTTATCCAGACCCAGCGAGATCTTTTGTAAACCACTTCCGCTAACATCAAGGTAGCGTAGATTGAGCAGTTTCCCCATGTCAGCAGGCAACTCAATGAGATAATAACAGTTGCGTAGTAGCAATGTTTGTAGATTGTAAAGATCACTGATCGACTGTGGAAGGTATTTAATTTCTGTGTACGAAAAAATGATGAAGCGAAGATGTTTCAAGAATCCAATGGATTCCGGAATCTCAGTGATACAATAACAGTTCAGAGATAACACTAGAAGGAAGCTTAGCTTAGGCAAAATATCAGACAgaattgttgggtttaattgatagtttgaatgggaaattaAGGGGAAAAGaagtagagagaaaaatgatCTGTTCTCTCTtgttttattaaataagttttggtcccacataagtggtggaaatgaaaagtctcctacttaaaagtagaagctctccttcatgttgctaaagggtcaagaagagggtctcccctcgcgccgtcatCGCTTGCTCGGCTTCGACTTCGGCTTCGGATTTGGTCGATTGATTGATATGCTTTTTagaccaaatttcctttaaattttaattaattgatattatttatttatttaattaattaagtgaaaaaaaatcctgacccgtgaCCCGCAACTCGTTTCTTTCccgaattaatttaaaaaatatttctctccgtttttccaacggatttttgaaaggttgcaaccttgtccgaaaagttgcaaacattTTTCTCAACAGTCAAAcattttcccaacaggtgccttttcttaaaaggtgcaaatagtctatatatatctgttaatcccCAGAATGTTCTATACGAATtttctgaaataacatcttctttttcttctttctgcacttcctaaaactcgtgtgatatacaacCATCAAGTAGTTCGCAGTCACCATAATTTGCTGTACCGCTATTCTGGTGAGTAAATCATTCTAttctgggaggaaagattccaaaacctttGGTacattgaggggaataatttccttaaggacacactgtgcattcagtgggctttGTTTCTTGTTCATATATAATTTTACCAAACACTGTTCTTATTTTCTGTTCTGgttctatcttttatttcagAATTTATTGTTGCTGTTTTATCATTTGTtttcaatacagtttactaacaatcttaaggaaattatcgttatttttgtttttctgaTTAAACTGTATTCTGTTTTTGGAGACTAAAATCTGTGTGATTTTCTACTccgtataaaataaatattctgacttgaagagtataaaaacttcgttggaatattaaagttcatacttgtacaacgatttgaatagtataaaaacttcatcgttattttttgtaaaaggtctgatattctgaaatattaagacaatttatctattttgacagtgaaaaaaaatgacaagtgatactgctactacttctgtgactgttgctgcaacaagccACACTTCTGTGCCACCGACAGAAAAACTACgaaaattttctggagccaacttcaaaggatggcagcaaagggtgttcttttggcttaccactcttggtatgcaaaagttcaccaacgaagaccctcctgtgcccgctgctgatatgccggccaatgaaaaatttatgattactgaggcatggacacagacggattttctatgcaagggtTACATCCTAtgtgctttggatgatgatttgtacaatgtctatagtgttgtgaaaacttctaaagaattgtgggatgcacttgagaagaagtacaagactgaagacgcatgcttgaaaaaatttgtggttgctaagttcctagactataaaatgatagatagcaaaACTGTTGGAAtccaagttcaagaactacaacttatttttcatgaccttattgctgaaggtatggtagttaatgaagcatttcaagtggctgTTATGATAGAAAAGTTAcctccttcgtggagagatttcaaaaattatctaaagcacaagtgcaaggaaatgaagttggaagatcttgtgattcgtctcaagattgaagaagataacaaaacagcagAAAAGAAGTCGTGTGGAAATTCAACGATTATGGGAGCaaacatcgttgaagatgctgctccaaagaataagaaaatgaagcaaccttttggaaagaatcaggagcagaacaagaaaaagttcaaggacaattgttataattgtgggaaagttggcCACAAAGCTTcagattgtcgtcttccgaaaaaggacaagagaaagggacaagccaatatggtggaaaataaagaaggtatcgatgatctgtgtgcaatgctatcagaatACAACCTAGTAGGTAAccccaaagaatggtggcttgattcgggagctacttcgcatgtgtgtgcagtccgagaagttttctctacttattcccctgcagcacctgatgcgacGATCTATATGAAAAATTTTGCAACTGCtaaattgaaggatatgagaaagtatttctgaaaatgacatccggcaaggtggtgacgctgaacaaagtttatcatgttccaaaaatgcgaaagaatttggtgtctgccgGTCTTCTTATaaagaatggattcaagtgtgttctagtttcagatAAAGTAGTTGtaagtaagaa
It contains:
- the LOC129894902 gene encoding putative disease resistance RPP13-like protein 1 is translated as MENRETTPEINRSRPNLNRSGEIKYLPQSISDLYNLQTLLLRNCYYLIELPADMGKLLNLRYLDVSGSGLQKISLGLDKLVYLRTLPECINLLHLEGSLSILNLENVDNVWDAHGASLITKKHLRELLLQWSDGFEHLEKARMATNVLELLRPHQNIDKATIKVYSGTQLPTWMANPSFHKLDLSEIKSIGDEFFGFTSTILTPFASLETLSFTDMQEWEDWLLGYDGDREAFYNLLENHLEECPKLRGELPDVLPCLVNLVICKCRQSDSSSTTSTTK